One genomic segment of Fundulus heteroclitus isolate FHET01 chromosome 10, MU-UCD_Fhet_4.1, whole genome shotgun sequence includes these proteins:
- the hid1b gene encoding protein HID1 — translation MGNADTKLHFRKAVIQLTTKTQPVEATDNVFWDQFWADCSIAVQDVFALVPAAEIRAVREESPSNLATLCYKAVERLVLCADSGSPSDKERQIVLNCTRLLTRILPYIFEDADWRGFFWSTIPGAKRAGSLDEDVHENEARPLAESLLLAIADLLFCPDFTVQSHKKSNSDSSEEMRSIDSCEYIWEAGVGFAQSPPLNYVHDLNRTELLKLLLTCFSEAMYLSPSSESQGLNPWVSFFCSAENRHALPLFTSLLNVVCSYDPVGYGIPYNHLLFSDYREQLVEQALQVLIVTLEHESGSAMSAALKALDSSSSNPSVEPEPAGPDNLFVNYLSRIHREEDLSFVLRGLAQLLNNPLIQTYLPRSTKKIQFHQELLILFWKFCDFNKKFLFFVLKSSDVLEMLVPILFYLNDARADQSRVGLMHIGVFILLLLSGERNFGVRLNKPYMLHVPMDIPVFTGTHADLLIVIFHKVITCGHQRLHPLFDCLLTIIVNISPYLKSLSMVAANKLLHLLEAFSTLWFLVSAPQHHNLVFFLLEVFNNIIQYQFDGNSNLVYAIIRKRNVFHQLANLPTDEASIQKTLLKKKKAGNSRLNSTDGESMEGSRPAVPAEPGTLKASLEATPGIDKITEKAQVSEDGTMVALPRLSSPTTASRRGAVNGASDTESNSERDHEVFTGAQTSRSRMSSTSSTAVWTANSDWMLSWKSRLPLQTIMRLLQVLVPQVEKICIDKGLTDESEILRFLQHGTLVGLLPVPHPILIRKYQANSGTAMWFRTYMWGVIYLRNVDPPIWYDTDIRLFEIQRI, via the exons atgggcAACGCCGACACCAAACTTCACTTCAGGAAAGCGGTGATCCAGCTGACGACAAAAACTCAG CCTGTGGAAGCTACAGACAATGTGTTCTGGGATCAGTTCTGGGCCGACTGCTCCATCGCCGTCCAGGATGTTTTTGCTCTGGTTCCGGCAGCAGAAATCCGAGCTGTCAGAGAAGAGTCTCCATCCAACTTGGCAACCCTCTGCTACAAG GCTGTGGAGAGGCTCGTTCTGTGTGCCGATTCCGGCTCCCCCTCGGACAAGGAGCGTCAGATCGTGTTGAACTGCACCCGCCTTCTCACCCGGATCCTGCCGTATATTTTTGAGGATGCCGACTGGAGGGGCTtcttctggtccaccatccccGGTGCGAAGAGAGCCGGG AGTTTGGATGAAGATGTCCATGAGAACGAAGCTCGGCCGCTGGCTGAATCCCTGCTCCTCGCCATCGCTGACCTGCTCTTCTGTCCAGATTTTACTGTCCAGAGTCACAAAAAGAGCAACTCG GATTCATCAGAGGAAATGCGGTCCATAGATAGCTGTGAGTACATCTGGGAGGCCGGGGTGGGCTTCGCTCAGTCGCCCCCCCTGAATTATGTCCATGACTTGAACAG GACTgagctgctgaagctgcttCTCACCTGCTTCTCTGAAGCCATGTATCTTTCTCCTTCATCTGAGAGCCAAGGGCTGAATCCCTGGGTCTCTTTCTTTTGTTCTGCAGAAAACAG ACATGCCCTGCCGCTCTTCACATCCCTGCTGAACGTGGTCTGTTCCTACGACCCAGTGGGATATGGCATCCCATACAACCATCTGCTGTTCTCCGACTACCGGGAGCAGCTAGTGGAGCAGGCACTGCAGGTCCTGATTGTCACACTGGAGCACGAGTCTGGGTCGGCCATGAGTGCTGCCCTCAAAGCTCTGGATTCCTCTTCATCCAATCCATCTGTGGAACCAGAG CCAGCTGGACCTGACAACCTCTTTGTGAATTACCTCTCCAGGATCCACAGAGAGGAG GATTTGAGTTTTGTCCTCAGAGGTTTGGCTCAGCTGCTCAACAACCCTCTCATTCAGACGTACCTTCCTCGATCCACCAAGAAGATCCAGTTCCACCAGGAGCTGCTGattctcttctggaagttctGCGACTTTAACAAG aaaTTCCTGTTCTTCGTCCTAAAGAGCAGCGACGTCCTAGAGATGCTGGTTCCCATCCTGTTCTACCTGAACGATGCCAGGGCAGATCAGT CTCGGGTGGGCCTCATGCACATCGGCGTGTTCATCCTGCTCCTGTTGAGCGGAGAGAGAAACTTTGGCGTTCGGCTGAATAAGCCGTACATGCTGCATGTCCCCATGGACATTCCTGTCTTTACGGGAACCCATGCTGACCTGCTCATAGTT ATTTTTCACAAAGTGATCACCTGCGGTCACCAGCGTCTTCATCCTCTGTTCGACTGTCTGCTCACTATAATTGTGAACA TTTCCCCTTACCTGAAGAGTCTGTCCATGGTGGCTGCCAATAAACTGCTTCACCTGCTGGAGGCCTTCTCCACTCTCTGGTTCCTCGTGTCTGCACCTCAACACCACAACCTAGTCTTCTTCCTGCTGGAGGTCTTCAACAACATCATACAGTACCAGTTTGACG GTAACTCCAACCTCGTGTACGCCATCATCCGCAAGAGGAACGTTTTCCACCAGCTGGCCAACCTGCCGACAGATGAGGCGTCCATTCAGAAAACCttgctgaagaagaagaaagctgGGAACTCTCGCCTTAACTCCACAGACGGCGAGTCCATGGAGGGCTCCAGACCTGCTGTGCCTGCCGAGCCGGGGACGCTCAAAGCCAGCTTAGAGGCCACTCCAG GAATTGATAAGATAACGGAGAAGGCTCAGGTAAGCGAGGACGGAACAATGGTTGCCTTGCCGCGTTTGAGCTCTCCTACAACGGCATCCCGCCGCGGCGCCGTCAACGGAGCCAGCGACACGGAGTCCAACTCGGAAAGAGACCACGAG GTCTTCACAGGAGCCCAAACGTCCAGAAGTCGAATGTCGAGCACATCGTCCACTGCGGTCTGGACTGCTAATTCAGACTGG ATGTTGTCATGGAAATCTAGACTTCCTCTGCAAACCATCATGCGGCTGCTGCAGGTCCTCGTCCCTCAGGTGGAGAAGATCTGCATTGACAA GGGTTTAACAGACGAGTCGGAGATCCTGAGGTTCCTGCAGCATGGCACGCTGGTCGGCCTCCTCCCGGTCCCTCACCCCATCCTGATCCGGAAGTACCAGGCCAACTCCGGCACTGCCATGTGGTTCCGGACCTACATGTGGGGAGTCATCTACCTACG gaacgTGGATCCTCCAATCTGGTACGACACGGACATAAGGCTGTTTGAGATTCAGAGGATTTAG